TGGTAAGTGTTGGGCCATGCACCGAATTTTTCGCCGTCATCGGCAAAAACAACGATACGATTTCCAGAAACCGTGGCTGTACTTCGCAGCCAATTTATTGTTTCCTCAACCGGTGCGAACGGAATTGTATATCTCAATTTTTTACTGCCAGGAAAAATATTCACCAATCTCCCCTGTTCTTCTGTTGTGTAATATCCATACAAAGCACACTCCGGCAAACCGGCATACATAAAATGAGCTTCATCAATGGGCAAGAAGTTTACACCAGCTTCAGAAATTTCTTTTGCGATAGCTTGTTCCCAAACTCTTTCAGCGAGCCACATTCCCTTAGGTTGATAATCGAATCTGTCGGTAATGTAATTAGTAAGTTTTTCGATTTGATTAGCTCTATCGCGAGGTGGAATAATAGATAAGATTGCCTCGTAGTATGAACCTGTCAAAAGTTCTACTTGTCCCCGTGCAATTGCATATTTCAATTTTTCAATGAATTCGGGATGATGGTTAATCAGCCATTCAAGCAGGATTCCGGTGTAATGCTGCGTAACTTTAATGCTTGGAAATTTTTCTATAACCTCCAAAAAAGGTTTATACGATTTTTGATAAACATCTTCAAAAACATGATGAAAATTTCCAACAGGTTGATGATTGTGAACAGCAAATACTAAATTGATAGTATCCATTAATTCATTTATCCCGGAATAATGAAAGTAGAAACTATATCGAGTTTAAATTCAATATCAGGTGTTACTACTATTCCTAATTTTTTATATAATTTGATGTAAGCTTTTGCCTTCAGAAGAATAGGTCTGTAGCGAATTCTGTAATCAGGAGTGTCGTCGGCTTGTTTGCCAATCCACACATACGAACCATCTTGTAGTAGGAGTTTTTTCCAAGATGCTTTAAGCCAAATATTTTCATCGGGTTTGATCTCTAAAATTTCCTTGTAAGGTGATAAGGAGCTATTTGTAAAAGGTACTATTGCTATGTTATCAGGATAAACCGGATCCCAAATTTTAAGATATCCTCCGACATCGGAACTGTCCGATATTACTTTATCGTAAATATTCTTAACCTCAAACCTGAACATAATAGAATCAGGAGTATAAAATGTAACTCTCGGACGCCAGGTTGGATCTGGATAATATTCGCGAATGCTAAAGTAATACGACGAACCGCTATCTGGGACGGTGATTTTAGCGGTCAATATATCAGGAGGACTTTTATATTCGGGTAATGTTTCGTCGCAAGCTTGGAAGATTACTACAGAAAAAATAATCGTGATGAAACCTGTTAAATATTTTATAAACTTCATAAGTACTAATCCTTTTTAAAATTCTAATCTTATTCCAGCTCGTGTTCGCCGTGGCTGGAAATAAGCCGAAGGGTCATCCAATTCACCTCCGATTCGTCCGTTCGAATCGACCCATCTTACATTTTTAGCGTTTAACACATTTCGAAAATCAACATAAACATATAGTTTCATATTTTTCATAAAACCAATTACAAATTTTTTAGAGGCTTTAATATCTATGTTTGAAAAATCCTTCATCCTCGCGTTGTTTGGAATAAATGATTTTATGAGCGTTGAATCTTTACTTGAAGCCGGAGGGTTAAAACCGTCTTTCGTGGGATAATGTGTGTATGGTTTTGGTGTATTAAATTGGAATAAAACATTGATGAATAAATCGGACGGAAGTGAAAATTCAATATTTCCCTTCACGGTGTGGCGCTGGTCCCAACTTAGGTAAAAGGGTTTTGGAAATAGAGCAAAACCCCATTGGGCATAGTTTAATGATTGGTTCACATACTCGCTCAAACCTTTCGCCACCATATAAGTATATGAGATTGTACCATTTACGAACTCTCCGTGTTCTCGTGAAGCACTAACCTCTAATCCATTGGCTTCAGCATAAGGATTATTTACGTATTCAGCAAAACCGAAATCGCCTGCATACCGGCTATTAAGTGGAATAAGTGTTTTAGTATCAATTTGGTTGGTAGTATTTTTATTAAAATAGGTTGCACTTACAACTAATTGATTCCAGAAAATATATTTCACGCTTATTTCCCATGCTTTAGTTTTTTCGGGAAGTAAATCGGGATTACCCATTAATGCACGAGCCCCTTTTGCGATAGCTACATTGTTCAAACCTGAATATAGGTAATCAAATAGTGGAAATTGAAAGTACTCGCCATAATTAATAAATATATATCCATTAACATCTATTGGTGCCGACAATCCAATACGTGGACTTATAGAATATTTGAATTTTGATTTGATAAACTTTGTAACGACTTGGCTGTATGTAGTGTCTCTGGATAGTGTATCGATATTAGCAATTCCCCTTTCAACCATTGGCCTCTCGGCAGTCGGGTCAAGGAAATCAAACCTACCTCCAAGATTAAGCGTAAATCCTTCTTCATCAAATTTATCCTGTATATAAAAACTACCACTTCGAGGATAATATTTATAGTTGGAGGAATAATTCAACTGTGATTCACTGACGAGTGGTTTTCCGAAATAAGTTTTGCGGGGTTCGTATTTAAGCATATCCGAAAAAATTGAATATTGATTAAACTCAAGACCCACTTTGAACAAATGGCTTTTTACAATTTGGCTTGTTATATCAGCTTTCAGTGTATATATATTTTGCTGCTGATCCACCCACCAAGCTCTATTCCCTTCAGTAATGTATTGTAAATAAAAATCGTATTGATAGACTGAGGTATCAATACTATTTTTTGAACCTTCGTTGATCTTTTGACTTAATGAATACAAACTTAAATTGACATTATAAAAAGTTTTTTCGGAGAGAGAATGATTCCAAGCAGCTGATACCCGAATTGCATCTCTCGAACGAGGTGGTAAGCCATCAAGATTAAACCGCCAGCTAAATTCGTAGTCGCGCCAACGCTTGAATGAAGAAATTGCTGATAAACTTAATCGCTTTCCATTCCCGAAATTGTAATCGAGTTTTGAGAAGTTAGATAATTCACGTTGGATTGGATATTTAAAGAAGTGCTGAAAATCCTGCCACCACCGCGTATCAGTCAGATGTAAATTGAAGGCACTAAAATAGCCAAAATTTTGCATAATCGGTCCGCTTGCTGATATTTCAGCATCCGTAACCTTACTTACCTGCTTCCCACCTAACCAATTATCTTTATCAAGTCGTACTTGAAATTTGTGCCTGTCGGTACTTGTTTTTGTAATGATGTTCACAATTCCCGATAATGCGTTTCCGTATTCAGCATCGAACCCTCCGGTTTGTATGCTCATTTCTGTAATTGCACTTTTGGGAAGTTCTGCACCGGCGCCACCGCCAATCACATCCTGTATCGGTAAACCGTCAACAAAGTAGAGTACTTCCGAAGTTTTACCACCTCGAACGTGACCTTCAAGCGTAACTCCCGGCTGCAGAGTTAAGACTTCTTGCATAGATGTTACGGGAAGTTTTTCGAGACGGACACTACCGACGTTATATGTAGTCGATGTTACATCGCGCTGTATCAATGGACGTTCAGCAATTACCTCGATTTCGTTTAATTCGATGTCGGTGGCAGTTAGTGCTACATTTATTTTGGTGCGTAAATCAGGAGCAATAGTGATACCTTTTTGTAAAGCAGTCCGGTATCCTATAAGCGAGAATTGCACATCATAAGAACTGGCTTTGACATTTGAAATTTGGTAATCACCATTTACATCGGTAACAGTACCCATAGTAGTACCAACAATCAGAACATTTACACCGGGCAAAACTTGCCCCGACTCTTTATCTTTTATTGTCCCTTCGAGAACACCATATATACCGCTGAAAGCTGTTTGTAAAAATAAAATTAACAGCAACGAAATAAAAATAAAAACACGCATACTAATTACTCCGGTTTCATTTGTGGAAAAAATAATACATCTCTGATTGAATCTTGATTTGTCATTAACATTGTAAGTCGATCTATGCCGATACCTAATCCCGCAGTCGGAGGCATACCGTATTCGAGAGCTCTCAGGAAATCCTCATCCAACACGTTTGCTTCCTCGTCACCACGTGCACGAAGTTTAGCTTGTTCTTCAAAACGAGCCCGCTGATCGAGAGGGTCGTTGAGTTCTGAAAAAGCGTTGCAAAGTTCACTCCCATTAACAATAGCTTCGAAACGCTCAACAGTTCCTTCTTTCGAACGGTGTTTTTTTGCAAGAGGCGACATCTCAATTGGATAATCGGTGATGAATGTCGGTTGAATAAGTTTGGGTTCGACCAACTCACCGAAAATTTCGTCTATCACTTTGCCCCCGTTTGCATTAGGATCGACCTCTACATGTAACTCCTTTGCTACCTTGTGCAGTTCGACTTCGGTTAAATTACTGATATCTTTGCTCGTAAATTGCTTAATCGCATCGAACATCGTTAAACGAGTCCACGGTGAGGTAAAATCAATTTCGTTATTTCCGACTTTAATTTTTGTAGTGCCGTGAACTTTCAAAACGATATGGCTGATCATCTGCTCAACCAACTCCATCATCCATATATAATCTTTGTATGCTACGTAAAGTTCAAGCATCGTGAATTCCGGATTATGAGTTTTATCCATTCCTTCGTTTCGGAAATCTTTGGCAAACTCATAAACGCCATCATATCCGCCGACTATAAGTCGTTTCAAATAAAGCTCATCAGCAATTCTCAAATATAAATCGATATCCAATGCGTTATGATGTGTAACAAATGGACGGGCGAATGCACCACCGTATAGCGGTTGTAGAATCGGAGTTTCAACTTCTAAATAATCTCTTTCATTGAAAAATTCCCGGATGGCACTCATTATTTTCGACCGTTTAACAAACACTTCCCGCACATCGGAGTTTACAATTAAATCTACATATCGTTGACGGTAGCGAAGTTCTTTATCTGAGAAGGGATCATATATGATTTTGTTTCCGGCTTCGTCAATTTTTTCTTTTACTATCGGTAGTGGTCGCAGCGATTTTGATAAAAGTTCTAAACTCTGTGCATGAATGGAAATCTCACCCATTTTGGTTCTGAAGCTGTAACCCTTCACACCGATTATATCCCCAATATCCATCAACCTGAAAGCATCGTAAATTTCACCGAGTTCATCTTTTTTTAGATAAACCTGAATTTTTCCGGTTGAATCTTGGATGTGGCAGAATGAAGCTTTTCCCATTCGGCGGATTGACATAATTCTACCGGCAATCGAAATATCATGTTGGGGCGAATCGTCTTTAAAATTCTCGATTAATTCTTTAGTGTAATTTTGACGATCAAATTGATATGGGTATGGATTGATACCGCGGGCGATAAGCTCGTTGAGTTCTTCTCGCCGTCGCAGCATTAATTCATTCAATTCCTGATGATATGATTCTTCATTTTTTTCTGTATTAGTATCGTCGTTCACTCGTTAATCTCATTGTTAAAAATAAAAGTAGAGAGAAAATAACAAGATTTTAGACGATAATCAAATAACTAATACCTCAAAAATATTTGGAGTGCATATTTTGTAATTTGTGCTGAACTTGATTTTACACCCTTTTCCTCTTCAGCATAAAAATGTTCAGGACCGAATCGGTATTCTAAGAAACTATACGGATTGATTAACAGCCCAATTCCGATTGTTGCACCTTTTAATTTTAGCTTGACAGATGGCTGAATATAAAATGGAAGCAAATTAACTACACCAAAAAACTTATCTTTAAAAACGCCCTCTTTCATATACGAAATCGTTCCGCCGATGTTAAAAAATGTAACTGCAAACTGTCCGATCAAAGCACGTTCACCTAACAAAGGTAAATGGTATTCGGCGTTCACATTCAAAGAGTACAAATCTAAAATTCCGGTCAAGTGATTTACATCGTGAGGCGATTTCAAATCCGAAGGATACTTGAAGCTCGTATCAGTAATAACCGGAGTTGAATTTACAGCCATCTTACCAGAAGTAAAACCAATTAAAAGATCTCTCCCTAGATTGAGACATAATTTTCCAACAGGACCTATCTCGATTTCATCAATAATTTTTACATTTGAACTTGAACCAATTCCAAAACCACTGTGATAAACAGGATCAACTAATTTATATTTTTCCGGCATCGTGATACCAGTACGAAGCATACTAAATTCGAAATAACTAAAATCGAGCGAGTCCCCCATCGCGAATGATGATGGAACATTTAAGATTAAAAAAAATAATGCAACCAAAATTAAGAATAAACGGTACATATTTCCTCCTTAAAAGAAAATTAATAAAAGGTGATTTATATAATATGTATATCCTTACATTTAAGTATGCTTGCAGAAAAAATCAGTATAATTTATTTTATTTTTGCTTATAAACTCGAAAAAGGCTATATTTTTACCGTTATGAACAAAGAATATCTTTCAAAACTATTAGCAGATTATAAAACCGGGATATTATCACAGGATGAATTGTTAAAAACAATATTGATTTTTGAATCCGAATCTTTAGGGTTCGCGACAATTGACCATCATAGGACTATTCGCAAGGGATTCCCGGAAGTTATACTTTGTCAAGGAAAAACTTCTGAACAAGTTGCTGTTATCGCTTCAAAAATTATTCAACGGAATCAACCATTGCTGGCAACTCGGGCAACTCATGAACAATACAAAGCTGTACAAAAAAAAACAAAGAAGGCACACTACGACAAAGTTGCCCGCATTATTTACGCAAACAAACCTAACAAACCTGCAGCAAATAAAAAAAATGTTCTCGTTGTATCAGCTGGGACGATTGATATACCTGTTGCAGAAGAAGCCTGCCTTACTCTGGAAATGTTAGGAAATCCGGCGGAACGCCTCTACGATGTTGGAGTTGCTGGGATTCACCGTTTGTTTTCAAACTACGATAAAATAATGACAGCAAATGTAATTATCGTAGTTGCGGGTATGGAGGGTGCACTGCCGAGTGTAGTTGGTGGACTTGTTGATGTTCCTGTGATTGCTGTTCCAACATCAGGTGGATACGGTGCAAGTTTTGGCGGTGTCGCCGCTTTACTCGGAATGCTCAATACATGCGCATCTGGAGTTACTGTTGTAAACATTGATAACGGATTCGGAGCCGGCTTCGCTGCGAGCATGATGAATAGATGAGGAATTTTAGATTTTGAATTTTGAATTTATAAACAACTATTAAAAACAAATGGATATCAAAGAAAACATTTTAAAAACAATTGGTAACACACCTATCGTAAAATTAAATAAAATTTCGAAGGGTTATAAACCACAAATTTTTCTTAAGTTAGAATTCTTTAATCCCGGCGGTTCTGTGAAAGACAGAATCGGAATTGAGATAATAGAGGATGCAGAGCGTGATGGCAGGCTTCGACCAGGTGGAACAATCGTTGAAGCTACATCGGGTAATACTGGTGTTGGACTTGCACTTGCAGCAGCCGTTAAAAATTATAAGTGTATCTTTACAATCCCTGACAAAATGAGTAACGAGAAAGTTCAATTATTGCGGGCTTTTGGCGCCGAAGTAATTATTACTCCAACCGCAGTCGCTCACGAATCACCCGAAAGTTATACAGAAGTAGCAAAACGTATCGTTCGCGAAACTCCGAATTCAATTTTAGCAAACCAATTTTACAATCAAAAAAATCCTGAAGCACATTACAAAACAACAGGACCGGAAATATGGGAACAGACCGACGGGCAAATCGATTACTTTGTCGCTGGGGTAGGAACAGGGGGTACAATCAGTGGAGTTGGGAAATATTTAAAAGAGAAAAATCCAAAAATAAAAAACATCGTTGCCGATCCAACCGGATCGATATTGAGGGATTTTCTGGAAACAAAAAAAAATCCGGATACCTTTAAACCATACAAGGTTGAAGGGATTGGTTTGGACTGGATTCCGGGAACGTTGCATCTCGATTATGTTGATGAAGTAATCGAGGTAACGGATAAAGAAGCTTTTACAATTGGAAGACGTTTAGCTCGTGAGGAAGGAATCTTTTCTGGCGGGTCTTCTGGAACTGCATTAGCTGCTGCACTAAAAATCGCAGAACGCCTGAACGAAAAACAAATAATTGTCGTCCTTATACCCGATACCGGCGAGCGTTATCTCAGCAAAATGTACAACGACAACTGGATGCGCGAGCACAGTTTCCTGATTCCCGAAAAAGTTACAATGCGCTATGTGATTCAAGGAAAAGCCAAAAACCTGCCACACCTGATTTCTGTCGATTCATCTGCAACTGTGCAACACGCATTTGACCTGATTAAACAATTCGATATTTCTCAGATTCCAGTAATCGACAAAGGAAAATCGGTAGGAAGCATCGACGATGGCGATTTAATGTCGGCAGTTCTCGAAAATTCGACTCTCCTCGATAAACCTGTTAGCCAAATTATGAAACCGACATACCCGATCATCGGAATCGAAGCGCCCATTGAACACGCAGTCGAATTATTAACAAAGAAGAACTCAGCAGTCATCATTGAAGAGAATAAAAAAATCGCTGGCATCGTTACCCGTTATGATGTGATTGAATATATGTCGAGATAATGGACCTGTTCACTCTTATATTATTTTTATTAGGACTCGTATTATTAATAATCGGAGCCGATCTATTAGTAAGAGGCGCATCGAGGATTGCAACACTAGTTGGAGTTTCACCTCTTGTAATCGGTTTAACTGTTGTTGCTTACGGAACAAGCGCCCCCGAACTTGCCGTTGGCATTCACTCTGCTTACATCGACCGGCCAGATCTCATTCTTGGCACTGTCATAGGTAGCAACATATTTAATATACTTCTGATATTAGGCATCTCGGCTATAATTACTCCTCTTATAGTCAAGCAACAATTGATTAAAATCGATGTCCCACTAATGATAGGAATTTCTGTTTTAGCTTGGATACTCTCATTAGACGGGAAGATCAACCGAACAGATGGTATTATATTATTTTTTATCGTTATCGTTTACACAGTATTTTCTATACGCCAAAGTCGGAAAGAAAGCAAAGCGACTAGAGAAGAGTATGAGAAGGAATTCGGAATAGAAAAAAACAAAAAACAAAGTCCGCTTATTCTTCAAATATTTTTAATTCTATTTGGAGGAGCTCTTCTGATTTTAGGATCGAACTTTCTTGTAGAGGGTGCAGTAGAGTTGGCAAAATATTTTGGTATAAGTGAATTAGTAATTGGTTTAACTATAGTTGCGGCGGGCACATCCTTACCGGAAGTGGCTACATCCGTAGTTGCGGCAATAAAGGGCGAAAAAGATATAGCTGTAGGTAACGTCGTTGGCAGCAACATCTTCAACATTCTATCCGTTCTTGGGCTGACAAGTATAGTCGCACCTAACGGAATTTCAGTTTCACCCGCCGCATTAAATTTTGATATACCTATAATGATAGCAGTTGCCATAGCTTGTCTGCCAATATTTTTTACAGGCAACTCTATTTCACGATGGGAAGGTGCTGTATTCTTTGGCTATTATATCGCCTATATTTTATACTTAATCCTGGAAGCAACCCAACACGATATGCTGTGGGCTTTCAGTGATGTGATGTTGTTTTTTATTATCCCAATCACTGCCATTACACTCGTCATTGTTAGTTACAGAGAATTAAAGAGAAAAATTAAAATTTCAATAAACGAAAGGGAAATATGGAAAAGAAAGTAGGATTTTCAACGAAAGCAATCCACGCCGGTCAGGAACCCGACCCAACAACCGGCGCCGTGATGACACCCGTTTATTTAACATCAACTTATGTGCAGGAAGAATTAGGTAAACACAAAGGTTACGAGTACTCGCGCGTCTCAAATCCAACACGAACTGCCCTCGAGCAAAACATTGCTGCACTCGAAAACGGGGCTGAGGGAATGGCTTTCGGCTCAGGTATGGTTGCCATTGATTCGATATTTAGACTTTTAAAGATGGGCGATCATGTAATTGTTTCGCATAATGTTTATGGCGGCACTTACAGAATCGCAAAAACGATATGGGAAGATTGGCGGCTTGAATTCGACTTTGTTGATACTACAGATCTTACAAATGTAAAAAAGGCGTTAAAGCAAAATACAAAAATGATTTTTATCGAAACTCCCACTAATCCGACGATGGAAATTACCGATATTGCTGCAATTGCAAAATTAGCCAAAACCGAAGGTGTACTTTCTGTTGTAGATAATACTTTTGCAACACCATATTTACAGCAGCCGCTAAATTACGGAATCGATATCGTGATGCACAGTCTTACTAAATATCTCAACGGACACAGCGATATGATTGGCGGGATAGTAGTAACAAGCAACAAAAAAATTGCAGAACGTTTACGCTTCTTCCAAAAAGCTATTGGCGGAATTCTAAGTCCGTTCGATTCGTGGTTGTGCTTGCGCGGAACTAAAACACTTGCAGTCAGAATGGAACATCACGGTAAAGCCGCTATGCAAGTTGCGCAATGGTTGGCAAAACAGAAACAGGTTAAGCAAGTTTATTATCCCGGACTCCCCTCGCATCCTCAATACAATTTAGCGAAGAAGCAGATGAAAAATTTTGGAGGAATGATTGCCTTCGATTTAGGAAGTTTAGATGCTGCGAAAAAATTTTTGAAGAAAGTTCGTGTATGTGCACTTGCCGAAAGTTTAGGCGGAGTCGAATCTCTTATTTCTCACCCTGCTTCAATGACTCATGCATCCATCCCACCCGAACAGCGCAAGAAGATCGGCGTAACTGATGGCTTGGTTAGAATTTCAGTGGGACTTGAAGACGTGAATGATATCATTGAAGATTTGAAAAATGCGATGAAGTAGATTTGATTTTAGATTGTGGATTGTAGATTCAATTACGAGTCCGTAGGAGCAGAAACGGTTCGTAGAACAATCCCGTAGGACAACCCTTCGAGAATTTGAAATTACAGACCCCTGCCGAAATGTCATCTAATTATTTTATCTGTTTGTTTAAACAGGATTTCGATTTGTCTTTTTGTCAGTCAATGTGTATATTTGATTTGAAATTTTTAAAAAATCTCTAAATGATAGGAAAAAAGGCTTATATCGAAACATACGGCTGCCAGATGAATGTAGCCGATTCAGAAGTTGTTCTTAGCATCTTAAAAAAAGAAGGATACGAAATAACCGAAGATATATCATCGGCGGATGTTATTTTAGTAAACACATGCAGCGTCCGCGAAAATGCAGAAGAGCGTATTATCGGAAGGCTCGGTGAATTCAAACGCCACAAAACAAATAACCCCGATGTAGTGGTTGGTGTTTTAGGATGCATGGCTGAAAAGTTTCGCACTAAATTATTCACAGACGAAAAATTTAATTTCAACAACTATAGCATCACCGATATTGTAGTCGGACCCGATGAATACCGCAAGTTACCCGATTTAGTCAGCAGAGCTTGGCATGGTGAAAAAGGTATTGCCGTTAAACTCTCGCGAGTTGAAAACTACGACGACATTGCTCCGCTGCGAAAAAGCGGAATCAGTGCGTGGATTTCCGTGATGCGTGGCTGCGATAAATTTTGTTCGTTCTGCGTCGTCCCTTTCACACGAGGCAGAGAGCGAAGCCGACCGCTGCAAAACATTATCAGCGAAGTAGAAAACCTCGCCCGCACCGGTTACAAAGAAATTACTCTGTTAGGACAAAATGTTAACTCATACTCCGACGGCAGTTTCGATTTTGCAGACTTGATACAAAATACATCGCAAGTAGATAGAAATATCCGGATTCTTTTTACAACATCTCATCCACAGGATATGTCCGACAAGCTTATAGACACAATCGCGAATGAACCGAACATTGCCAAATATATTCATCTACCTGTTCAATCGGGGTCGGATAGAATTTTAAATTTAATGAATCGCAATCACGACTCCGACTACTACTATAAACTAATCAGCAA
Above is a genomic segment from Bacteroidota bacterium containing:
- a CDS encoding cystathionine beta-synthase; the encoded protein is MDIKENILKTIGNTPIVKLNKISKGYKPQIFLKLEFFNPGGSVKDRIGIEIIEDAERDGRLRPGGTIVEATSGNTGVGLALAAAVKNYKCIFTIPDKMSNEKVQLLRAFGAEVIITPTAVAHESPESYTEVAKRIVRETPNSILANQFYNQKNPEAHYKTTGPEIWEQTDGQIDYFVAGVGTGGTISGVGKYLKEKNPKIKNIVADPTGSILRDFLETKKNPDTFKPYKVEGIGLDWIPGTLHLDYVDEVIEVTDKEAFTIGRRLAREEGIFSGGSSGTALAAALKIAERLNEKQIIVVLIPDTGERYLSKMYNDNWMREHSFLIPEKVTMRYVIQGKAKNLPHLISVDSSATVQHAFDLIKQFDISQIPVIDKGKSVGSIDDGDLMSAVLENSTLLDKPVSQIMKPTYPIIGIEAPIEHAVELLTKKNSAVIIEENKKIAGIVTRYDVIEYMSR
- the lysS gene encoding lysine--tRNA ligase → MLRRREELNELIARGINPYPYQFDRQNYTKELIENFKDDSPQHDISIAGRIMSIRRMGKASFCHIQDSTGKIQVYLKKDELGEIYDAFRLMDIGDIIGVKGYSFRTKMGEISIHAQSLELLSKSLRPLPIVKEKIDEAGNKIIYDPFSDKELRYRQRYVDLIVNSDVREVFVKRSKIMSAIREFFNERDYLEVETPILQPLYGGAFARPFVTHHNALDIDLYLRIADELYLKRLIVGGYDGVYEFAKDFRNEGMDKTHNPEFTMLELYVAYKDYIWMMELVEQMISHIVLKVHGTTKIKVGNNEIDFTSPWTRLTMFDAIKQFTSKDISNLTEVELHKVAKELHVEVDPNANGGKVIDEIFGELVEPKLIQPTFITDYPIEMSPLAKKHRSKEGTVERFEAIVNGSELCNAFSELNDPLDQRARFEEQAKLRARGDEEANVLDEDFLRALEYGMPPTAGLGIGIDRLTMLMTNQDSIRDVLFFPQMKPE
- the larB gene encoding nickel pincer cofactor biosynthesis protein LarB, with protein sequence MNKEYLSKLLADYKTGILSQDELLKTILIFESESLGFATIDHHRTIRKGFPEVILCQGKTSEQVAVIASKIIQRNQPLLATRATHEQYKAVQKKTKKAHYDKVARIIYANKPNKPAANKKNVLVVSAGTIDIPVAEEACLTLEMLGNPAERLYDVGVAGIHRLFSNYDKIMTANVIIVVAGMEGALPSVVGGLVDVPVIAVPTSGGYGASFGGVAALLGMLNTCASGVTVVNIDNGFGAGFAASMMNR
- a CDS encoding TonB-dependent receptor — translated: MRVFIFISLLLILFLQTAFSGIYGVLEGTIKDKESGQVLPGVNVLIVGTTMGTVTDVNGDYQISNVKASSYDVQFSLIGYRTALQKGITIAPDLRTKINVALTATDIELNEIEVIAERPLIQRDVTSTTYNVGSVRLEKLPVTSMQEVLTLQPGVTLEGHVRGGKTSEVLYFVDGLPIQDVIGGGAGAELPKSAITEMSIQTGGFDAEYGNALSGIVNIITKTSTDRHKFQVRLDKDNWLGGKQVSKVTDAEISASGPIMQNFGYFSAFNLHLTDTRWWQDFQHFFKYPIQRELSNFSKLDYNFGNGKRLSLSAISSFKRWRDYEFSWRFNLDGLPPRSRDAIRVSAAWNHSLSEKTFYNVNLSLYSLSQKINEGSKNSIDTSVYQYDFYLQYITEGNRAWWVDQQQNIYTLKADITSQIVKSHLFKVGLEFNQYSIFSDMLKYEPRKTYFGKPLVSESQLNYSSNYKYYPRSGSFYIQDKFDEEGFTLNLGGRFDFLDPTAERPMVERGIANIDTLSRDTTYSQVVTKFIKSKFKYSISPRIGLSAPIDVNGYIFINYGEYFQFPLFDYLYSGLNNVAIAKGARALMGNPDLLPEKTKAWEISVKYIFWNQLVVSATYFNKNTTNQIDTKTLIPLNSRYAGDFGFAEYVNNPYAEANGLEVSASREHGEFVNGTISYTYMVAKGLSEYVNQSLNYAQWGFALFPKPFYLSWDQRHTVKGNIEFSLPSDLFINVLFQFNTPKPYTHYPTKDGFNPPASSKDSTLIKSFIPNNARMKDFSNIDIKASKKFVIGFMKNMKLYVYVDFRNVLNAKNVRWVDSNGRIGGELDDPSAYFQPRRTRAGIRLEF
- a CDS encoding calcium/sodium antiporter; its protein translation is MDLFTLILFLLGLVLLIIGADLLVRGASRIATLVGVSPLVIGLTVVAYGTSAPELAVGIHSAYIDRPDLILGTVIGSNIFNILLILGISAIITPLIVKQQLIKIDVPLMIGISVLAWILSLDGKINRTDGIILFFIVIVYTVFSIRQSRKESKATREEYEKEFGIEKNKKQSPLILQIFLILFGGALLILGSNFLVEGAVELAKYFGISELVIGLTIVAAGTSLPEVATSVVAAIKGEKDIAVGNVVGSNIFNILSVLGLTSIVAPNGISVSPAALNFDIPIMIAVAIACLPIFFTGNSISRWEGAVFFGYYIAYILYLILEATQHDMLWAFSDVMLFFIIPITAITLVIVSYRELKRKIKISINEREIWKRK
- a CDS encoding cystathionine gamma-synthase, with translation MEKKVGFSTKAIHAGQEPDPTTGAVMTPVYLTSTYVQEELGKHKGYEYSRVSNPTRTALEQNIAALENGAEGMAFGSGMVAIDSIFRLLKMGDHVIVSHNVYGGTYRIAKTIWEDWRLEFDFVDTTDLTNVKKALKQNTKMIFIETPTNPTMEITDIAAIAKLAKTEGVLSVVDNTFATPYLQQPLNYGIDIVMHSLTKYLNGHSDMIGGIVVTSNKKIAERLRFFQKAIGGILSPFDSWLCLRGTKTLAVRMEHHGKAAMQVAQWLAKQKQVKQVYYPGLPSHPQYNLAKKQMKNFGGMIAFDLGSLDAAKKFLKKVRVCALAESLGGVESLISHPASMTHASIPPEQRKKIGVTDGLVRISVGLEDVNDIIEDLKNAMK
- the miaB gene encoding tRNA (N6-isopentenyl adenosine(37)-C2)-methylthiotransferase MiaB; its protein translation is MIGKKAYIETYGCQMNVADSEVVLSILKKEGYEITEDISSADVILVNTCSVRENAEERIIGRLGEFKRHKTNNPDVVVGVLGCMAEKFRTKLFTDEKFNFNNYSITDIVVGPDEYRKLPDLVSRAWHGEKGIAVKLSRVENYDDIAPLRKSGISAWISVMRGCDKFCSFCVVPFTRGRERSRPLQNIISEVENLARTGYKEITLLGQNVNSYSDGSFDFADLIQNTSQVDRNIRILFTTSHPQDMSDKLIDTIANEPNIAKYIHLPVQSGSDRILNLMNRNHDSDYYYKLISKIKNRIPQVSLSTDIIAGYPSETEADHQRTIELLKEVKFDGAFMFAYSPRENTKAFSVSDDVPQEEKIRRLNEIIELQNKISLTNNTQLIGQKVKVLIEDYSKKTKDELKGRTDRNKKVVFPKNGHDIGEYTEVQISHVSSATLFGNQPIAHLRNGQGRAGKI